TCGCTCATCATCGGCCTTCAAGAAGTGTTTCGAATGATGAAGGCGGAAGGCCTCGAGAAGATGTTTGCCCGGCAGGGTCGGTTGGCTCATGCCATGCGCGAAGGTGTGAAGGCCGCCGGAATGGCCCTATTTCCAAAAGAATCTCCCAGCGATGCCCTGACGGCCGTGTGTGCACCGGAGGGAGTCGACGGGCAGGCGATCTATAAGAATCTTCGTGTACAGTACGGCATGACCGCAGCCGGCGGCCAGGACCACCTTAAGGGAAAGATCTTCCGGCTCTCTCACATGGGCTATGCTGACTCCTTTGATGTCATCACAGCCTTAGCCGCCACCGAGATGGTCTTAAAAGGACTCGGACATCCGGTTAAACTGGGAAGCGGCGTCGGAAAAGCCCAAGAACTGTTATTGGCAAAATAACCACGGCGAGGATGACATGGCCGCAGCAGGCATGAAGATTTTGATCAGCGACAGTTTGTCGAAGCAAGGCGTGGAGGTGCTCGAAAAGGCAGGATTCACTGTGGTGGTGAAATCCAAAATGCCGAAGGAGGAGCTCTTCACGGAGATCAAGGACGCCGACGGTTTGATCGTGCGATCCGGCACAAAGGTGACGGCGGAACTCATTGCTGCCGCCGACAAACTCAAAGTCGTCGGGCGGGCCGGGTCAGGTCTCGACAATGTCGATACGCCAGCCGCCACACGACGAGGAATCGTCGTGATGAATACGCCAGGCGGCAACACGGTCACGACTGCCGAACATACGATGTCAATGATCTGTGCCATGAGCCGACGCATTCCCCAGGCGACAGCCTCCGTGAAAACCGGTAAATGGGAAAAAGATAAGTTCATGGGAGTCGAGCTCTACAACAAAGTGCTGGGCATCGTGGGTGCCGGACAGATCGGGAGCCACCTGACCAAGATGGCCCAGGGCATCGGCATGAGTGTCGTCGCGTTCGACCCGTATCTGGCCCCTGAACGAGCCGAGCAAATGGGCGTCACGATGGTGGATCTCGATGAGCTCTTCCGCCGAGCCGACATTATTTCAGTTCATACTCCCCTCACCCCAGAAACACGTGGAATCATCAATGCGCAGGCGATTGCCAAGATGAAACCAGGGGTCCTGATCGTGAACTGCGCTCGAGGCGGCATCATCAATGAAACCGACTTGTGTGAAGCCTTAAAAGCCAAACATGTGGCTGCCGCCGCCTTTGACGTCTTTGAGGAAGAGCCTGTGAAGCCGGACAATCCTCTGCTCGCCCTGGATAACTTTATCTGCACCCCACACATTGGAGCGCAAACAACCGAAGCCCAGGAAAATGTCGCAATTGGGATCGCGGAGCAGATCGTCGACTACTTTACAAAAGGCGTCGCGAGAGGTGCCGTCAACATTCCGTCCGTCGCCCCGGAACTACTGCCTCGGCTGCAACCTTTTCTCACACTGGCCGAAAAGATCGGCTCCCTCCAAACACAACTGATTCAAGGAGGAACTGAGCGAATCGTGGTCGAATACAGCGGTGAAGTCGCCACACTGTCGGTCGCACCACTCACCATCGCTGTCTTGAAAGGATTACTGACTCCGATCTTGGAGCACCCAGTCAACTATGTGAACGCACCGATCGTGGCGAAGGAGCGCGGCATCGAAGTCAAAGAAATTAAGAGCACGGATGCCGGTGATTTTACAAGTCTCATACGCGTTCGCGTTGAAGCCGGCAAGATGTCGCACCAGGTAGCCGGGACGCTCTATCATAAGAAAGAGGCCAGGATTACCGAGATCGACCAATTTAAAGTGGAAGTCGTACCCGAAGGGCACATG
The nucleotide sequence above comes from Nitrospira sp.. Encoded proteins:
- a CDS encoding phosphoglycerate dehydrogenase; the encoded protein is MKILISDSLSKQGVEVLEKAGFTVVVKSKMPKEELFTEIKDADGLIVRSGTKVTAELIAAADKLKVVGRAGSGLDNVDTPAATRRGIVVMNTPGGNTVTTAEHTMSMICAMSRRIPQATASVKTGKWEKDKFMGVELYNKVLGIVGAGQIGSHLTKMAQGIGMSVVAFDPYLAPERAEQMGVTMVDLDELFRRADIISVHTPLTPETRGIINAQAIAKMKPGVLIVNCARGGIINETDLCEALKAKHVAAAAFDVFEEEPVKPDNPLLALDNFICTPHIGAQTTEAQENVAIGIAEQIVDYFTKGVARGAVNIPSVAPELLPRLQPFLTLAEKIGSLQTQLIQGGTERIVVEYSGEVATLSVAPLTIAVLKGLLTPILEHPVNYVNAPIVAKERGIEVKEIKSTDAGDFTSLIRVRVEAGKMSHQVAGTLYHKKEARITEIDQFKVEVVPEGHMLLIHNVDRPGVIGMVGKVLGDHGINILRMQCALEKRGGDALLIIGSDTEFPASALDEIRSSSNIRSVKIANLS